The following proteins are co-located in the Dromiciops gliroides isolate mDroGli1 chromosome 2, mDroGli1.pri, whole genome shotgun sequence genome:
- the ADRB2 gene encoding beta-2 adrenergic receptor, protein MSANLSHNILSNSTQRGEAWMVGLGIVMSTIVLATVFGNVLVITAIARFQRLQTVTNYFITSLACADLVMGLAVVPFGASHILMDMWTFGNFWCEFWTSIDVLCVTASIETLCVIAVDRYFAITAPFRYQSLLTKGKARVVILVVWVVSALTSFLPIQMHWYRASHKEALLCYEKETCCDFFTNQAYAIASSIVSFYVPLVIMVFVYSRVFQVAKKQLQKIDKSEGRFHVQNSSQMEQNGRTSHRRSSKFCLKEHKALKTLGIIMGTFTLCWLPFFIVNIVHVIQDNIVPKYVYIFLNWVGYANSAFNPLIYCRSPDFRYAFQELLCFRRSALKLYGNGYSSNSNGRSEHNGEHGSYPTEQEKDIELLYEDLPGTEGFLNCAESPDHPGTVES, encoded by the coding sequence ATGTCGGCCAACTTGAGCCACAACATTCTAAGCAACTCCACTCAGAGGGGTGAAGCCTGGATGGTGGGCTTGGGCATTGTCATGTCTACCATAGTCCTGGCCACTGTCTTTGGCAATGTGCTGGTTATCACAGCTATCGCCAGGTTCCAGCGTTTGCAGACTGTCACTAACTACTTCATCACATCACTGGCTTGTGCTGACCTGGTTATGGGACTGGCTGTGGTACCCTTTGGTGCCAGTCATATCCTCATGGACATGTGGACCTTTGGGAACTTTTGGTGTGAGTTCTGGACCTCCATTGATGTTCTGTGTGTCACAGCCAGCATCGAGACCCTCTGTGTTATTGCTGTGGACCGCTACTTCGCCATCACAGCCCCGTTTCGGTACCAGAGCCTGCTCACCAAGGGCAAGGCCAGAGTGGTCATCCTAGTGGTCTGGGTGGTATCGGCCCTCACCTCCTTCCTGCCCATTCAGATGCACTGGTATCGTGCTAGCCACAAGGAAGCTCTTTTGTGTTATGAGAAGGAGACCTGCTGTGACTTCTTCACTAACCAGGCTTATGCCATTGCTTCCTCTATCGTGTCCTTCTACGTGCCTCTGGTGATCATGGTGTTTGTGTACTCCCGGGTCTTTCAGGTGGCCAAGAAGCAACTTCAGAAGATAGATAAATCTGAGGGCCGCTTTCACGTTCAGAACAGCAGCCAGATGGAGCAGAATGGAAGGACAAGTCACCGAAGGTCTTCCAAGTTCTGTTTGAAGGAGCATAAAGCTCTTAAGACCTTGGGTATCATCATGGGGACCTTTACTCTCTGTTGGCTGCCTTTTTTCATTGTTAACATCGTCCACGTGATACAGGACAACATTGTCCCCAAATATGTGTACATTTTCCTGAACTGGGTAGGCTATGCCAACTCAGCCTTCAACCCGCTGATCTACTGCCGGAGCCCAGACTTCAGGTATGCCTTTCAGGAACTCCTTTGTTTCAGGAGGTCAGCCCTGAAGCTCTATGGCAATGGCTATTCCAGCAACAGCAATGGGAGGAGTGAGCACAATGGGGAGCATGGGAGCTATCCCACTGAGCAGGAGAAGGACATCGAGCTGCTGTACGAAGACCTCCCAGGCACTGAGGGCTTTTTGAACTGTGCAG